In one window of Spartinivicinus marinus DNA:
- a CDS encoding FliM/FliN family flagellar motor switch protein, with protein sequence MSQYPTALNQYIKKKISLEEAQLRCIISSGLYREIGCNNEKVRLFFELPYDGNKYDIYDTTSTRCLALTSDYGNFWLYDFELFIKGVSGISIDKDQELLEPTISLILNQLPDTFSSLFGWLSPSSRVGKNEKAIELNCRVQTKDCNILTQIWAEPQFWLAFFTKDGWQDCNPASWIKNNFTIKENCIVGDLDLKLSTWIKLNVGDVLVLERSYFNVKGEGNISIFGRRANVVYQHLSNKPQIQLIQWVIGVDSVEAADSINVENNENHNELEVVSKIIPNSESEPKKIDELLINIKVQLGEISVSVGQLDKLANGVVLMLSSPCPEEVQLLSGNKVIGRGILVDVAGRLGVEIVRHWGQEE encoded by the coding sequence ATGAGTCAATACCCAACTGCACTTAATCAATATATTAAAAAGAAAATTTCGCTTGAAGAAGCACAACTGCGCTGCATAATTAGTAGTGGGCTGTATAGAGAAATAGGCTGTAATAATGAAAAAGTTAGGTTGTTTTTCGAATTACCTTATGATGGAAATAAATACGATATATATGATACTACTTCCACTAGATGTTTAGCTTTAACTTCAGATTATGGAAATTTTTGGCTATATGACTTTGAGCTCTTTATCAAGGGTGTCAGTGGTATTTCTATTGATAAGGATCAAGAATTGCTAGAGCCAACTATTAGTTTAATATTAAATCAACTTCCTGACACTTTTAGTAGCTTATTTGGTTGGCTATCACCCAGTAGCAGAGTAGGAAAGAATGAAAAAGCTATAGAATTGAACTGTAGAGTTCAAACTAAAGATTGTAATATTCTTACCCAAATATGGGCCGAACCCCAGTTTTGGCTAGCATTTTTTACTAAGGATGGGTGGCAAGACTGTAATCCAGCATCTTGGATAAAAAATAATTTTACCATTAAAGAAAATTGTATTGTGGGTGATTTGGATCTAAAGCTAAGTACTTGGATCAAACTAAATGTTGGTGATGTACTTGTACTAGAAAGGAGTTACTTCAATGTAAAAGGTGAAGGAAATATATCTATATTTGGTCGAAGAGCTAATGTAGTTTATCAACATTTAAGTAATAAACCTCAAATACAACTAATACAATGGGTGATCGGAGTGGATTCAGTAGAGGCAGCAGACTCAATAAATGTAGAAAATAATGAAAACCATAATGAACTTGAAGTTGTATCTAAAATTATACCAAACTCAGAAAGTGAACCTAAAAAAATTGATGAATTACTGATTAATATAAAAGTTCAGCTGGGAGAAATTTCTGTTAGTGTTGGTCAGTTAGATAAATTAGCAAATGGTGTAGTATTAATGCTAAGTTCACCTTGCCCAGAAGAGGTTCAGCTGTTATCTGGTAATAAAGTAATTGGAAGAGGGATATTAGTTGATGTTGCTGGTCGATTAGGAGTAGAAATAGTAAGGCATTGGGGGCAAGAAGAATGA
- a CDS encoding HrpJ domain-containing protein, producing the protein MSLVNLNNSLAQSGTLSRTASLPRQPNNIKEGISAQLTKSTEELTLQFSEKEERKAKSGTNKLNNYDIELDKRIEKIEALREVYQLLEEDGSEDTLKNQSQQLYHYLNHDGDLDEWHKSSDFEPLKKFIILKEVESCLRDDNNEKLVDKISKDISIYLLGHGQAIQAGFNIADTIAENIANNNQQRQLRENYYETIIGSETIRGIFTKLLDTVAEDEFINALDAFTLAVSADLNANHPSMATQYLKGIFNDLESSNGARSIVEDCRCLLNKADLNNQISISAVMLAKQAVFFTEIEFVSSDFEELTARGIVTDPAETLSFVNGFYSIMCKLPKKLWAEEPGRQEILSAMLQHIDQKTIEECGSSQFDIRYRL; encoded by the coding sequence CCGAATAATATTAAAGAAGGAATATCAGCACAACTAACAAAAAGTACAGAAGAACTAACACTACAATTCAGTGAAAAAGAAGAGAGAAAAGCGAAGTCAGGTACGAATAAGCTAAATAACTATGACATTGAGTTAGATAAACGAATAGAAAAAATTGAGGCACTAAGAGAAGTCTATCAGTTGTTAGAAGAGGATGGCAGTGAAGATACATTAAAAAACCAATCGCAACAGCTTTATCATTATCTTAATCATGATGGAGATCTTGATGAATGGCATAAAAGTAGTGATTTTGAACCATTAAAAAAGTTCATTATTTTGAAAGAAGTTGAATCTTGTCTTAGAGATGATAATAATGAAAAATTAGTCGATAAAATAAGTAAAGATATTTCTATTTATCTATTAGGTCATGGTCAGGCAATCCAAGCTGGATTTAATATAGCCGATACGATAGCAGAAAACATAGCAAATAATAACCAGCAGCGGCAGTTACGTGAAAATTATTATGAAACGATTATAGGCTCTGAGACAATTCGTGGTATATTCACTAAATTATTAGATACTGTTGCTGAGGATGAATTTATTAATGCGCTTGATGCTTTTACGCTTGCGGTATCAGCTGACCTCAATGCAAATCATCCATCAATGGCTACTCAATACTTAAAAGGAATCTTTAATGACCTTGAATCAAGTAATGGAGCTCGCTCAATAGTTGAGGATTGCCGCTGTCTATTAAATAAAGCAGATTTAAATAATCAAATATCGATTAGTGCTGTAATGCTAGCTAAACAAGCCGTTTTTTTTACTGAAATTGAATTTGTGAGTAGTGACTTTGAAGAATTAACAGCTAGGGGAATAGTAACGGATCCAGCAGAAACATTATCCTTTGTTAATGGATTCTACTCTATTATGTGTAAGCTTCCAAAAAAATTATGGGCTGAAGAGCCAGGTCGTCAAGAAATATTAAGTGCTATGTTACAGCATATTGACCAAAAAACGATAGAAGAGTGCGGTTCATCGCAGTTTGATATACGGTATCGATTATGA
- the sctS gene encoding type III secretion system export apparatus subunit SctS, translating into MSVETISLFEKGLILVVMLTSPPLIIAIAAGVLTSLVQTLTQIQDQTLPFAIKLVTVGVTLALTGRWIGGELIQLMSLVFSLISFIGR; encoded by the coding sequence TTGAGTGTTGAAACAATAAGTTTATTCGAAAAAGGTCTGATATTAGTTGTTATGTTAACATCACCTCCATTAATTATTGCAATTGCAGCAGGTGTTCTTACCTCTTTAGTACAAACCCTCACACAAATACAAGATCAGACTTTACCTTTCGCTATTAAGTTGGTTACAGTAGGTGTTACTTTAGCTCTGACTGGTCGTTGGATTGGTGGTGAGCTTATTCAGTTAATGTCATTAGTATTTAGTTTGATCTCTTTTATCGGTAGATAA
- the sctT gene encoding type III secretion system export apparatus subunit SctT — MIELFEPFQQFLLAYTLSIPRVLVCLLIIPFFSFRFIKGMVRNAIVLGVALPVAFGLQFQLPIDSINVLTVALLAFKEAMIGLMIGYLLALPFWLFESVGSFLDNQRGALSGGYFNPAMGGNSSMLGEFLQKTLVILMIETGVFALFFTIIIDSFTLWPPTNWIPEPVIDGHNVIIQHMSNMMQKVVLYSAPPIAILFLIDLGFAILSLYSPQLQVYFLSMPAKSLAALIVLSLYSATLWYLAGGDIKQYTDLPKLFSLLFKTDGV; from the coding sequence ATGATAGAGCTATTTGAACCATTTCAACAATTCTTATTAGCTTATACACTCTCTATACCAAGAGTACTTGTATGTTTGTTAATAATTCCTTTTTTTTCATTTAGGTTTATTAAAGGTATGGTACGCAATGCTATTGTCTTGGGGGTAGCATTGCCTGTTGCATTTGGCCTACAATTTCAGCTACCTATTGATTCCATTAATGTACTAACAGTTGCTTTATTGGCTTTTAAAGAAGCGATGATAGGACTAATGATAGGATACTTATTAGCATTACCTTTTTGGCTGTTTGAGTCTGTTGGTTCATTTTTAGACAATCAGCGAGGAGCCTTATCTGGTGGTTATTTCAACCCTGCGATGGGAGGGAATTCATCAATGCTGGGGGAGTTTCTACAAAAAACACTGGTTATTTTGATGATAGAAACCGGTGTATTTGCTCTATTCTTTACAATCATAATAGACAGCTTTACCTTATGGCCTCCTACAAACTGGATACCAGAACCAGTAATAGATGGACACAATGTAATTATTCAGCACATGTCTAATATGATGCAAAAGGTTGTTTTATATAGTGCACCGCCTATTGCTATACTTTTTTTAATAGATCTTGGTTTTGCTATTCTCAGCTTATATAGTCCTCAACTACAGGTTTACTTCTTATCGATGCCGGCAAAAAGTTTAGCTGCCCTAATAGTATTATCACTCTATAGTGCCACTTTATGGTACTTAGCGGGCGGTGATATCAAGCAATATACTGATCTACCTAAGTTATTTTCATTACTCTTTAAAACAGATGGTGTTTGA
- the sctV gene encoding type III secretion system export apparatus subunit SctV has product MEVNKILQKINFISNAVITHAELLIPLAVVGIVFMMILPLPTMLVDGLIALNICVSSLLVVLAMYLPGPLAFSTFPSVILITTLFRLALSITTTRLILLQADAGSIVEAFGHFVVGGNFAVGVVIFLILTIVQFLVITKGSERVAEVGARFSLDAMPGKQMSIDSDLRAGLISPYHAAAAREALGKESQLYGAMDGAMKFVKGDAIAGLIIVFVNLIGGASIGALQKGMTGAEALQLYAILTIGDGLVAQIPALLLALTAGMIITRVSSNNVESKLNVGKEIVEQVLSQPKAWLIAATVMLGFASVPGMPTAVFICLSLISAVLGFTQLKANEQAQQQAAIPNSSPPTDEEIKLGKVDATQYIPTQPFLLKLHTSLDGSKESERLIEKLRSIRNHIVTHYGMSIPKLAVSYTDSISTSCYQFCVYEVPAIMGTVCSAKLAVINNEATLQQLAIPFDKGLEERNEGKLNWVDYQYKEQLASANIQCFSCYELVEQAIEKIYFQKGPQFTGVQEVAKIAAWLEKERPELAKELVRVIPYVRIAEILQRLMAERIGLRNMRKILETLVEHAGNERDIAVLVEHIRVALRDQICYEFADNNQLSVMLLSLETEDVLRKAIRNTSNGGFLALEGEMTRHLLDQIGEVVNACTDKKCPVLLVAQDIRRHLRNLIEVEYFHIHVMSYAEISDNIKILSLIKISI; this is encoded by the coding sequence ATGGAAGTTAATAAAATACTACAAAAAATCAATTTTATCTCTAATGCTGTTATAACACACGCAGAGCTTTTAATACCATTAGCTGTTGTTGGTATTGTCTTTATGATGATATTACCATTGCCAACAATGTTAGTAGATGGTCTTATTGCACTGAATATTTGTGTTTCCTCATTATTAGTCGTGCTGGCAATGTACTTGCCAGGCCCTTTAGCATTTTCAACCTTTCCCTCAGTAATTCTTATTACCACCTTATTTCGGTTAGCTTTGTCAATTACAACAACTCGCCTTATCTTATTACAGGCTGATGCAGGCTCTATTGTAGAGGCATTTGGTCATTTTGTAGTGGGTGGTAATTTTGCGGTAGGTGTAGTGATTTTTTTGATCTTAACCATAGTGCAGTTTTTAGTGATTACAAAAGGCTCTGAACGAGTGGCAGAAGTGGGAGCACGTTTTAGTTTAGATGCAATGCCTGGCAAACAAATGTCAATTGATAGTGACTTAAGAGCGGGCTTAATTAGCCCATACCATGCAGCCGCTGCTCGTGAGGCACTTGGTAAAGAAAGCCAGCTTTATGGTGCTATGGATGGTGCCATGAAATTTGTTAAGGGGGATGCTATCGCAGGTTTAATTATTGTATTTGTTAACTTGATTGGTGGTGCGTCTATTGGTGCCTTGCAAAAGGGGATGACAGGAGCAGAGGCGTTACAACTCTATGCAATTTTGACTATTGGTGATGGATTGGTAGCACAAATTCCTGCTTTGTTATTAGCGCTGACAGCAGGAATGATTATTACTCGGGTAAGTAGTAATAATGTTGAAAGTAAGCTTAATGTAGGTAAAGAAATTGTTGAACAGGTACTAAGTCAGCCTAAAGCCTGGTTAATCGCTGCAACAGTGATGTTAGGTTTTGCAAGTGTTCCTGGAATGCCCACAGCGGTATTTATTTGTCTCTCATTAATATCTGCAGTATTGGGTTTTACTCAATTAAAAGCCAATGAACAGGCACAGCAACAGGCTGCAATTCCAAATTCGAGTCCCCCAACGGATGAAGAGATAAAATTAGGCAAAGTGGATGCAACTCAATATATTCCAACGCAACCATTTTTATTGAAGCTACATACATCACTTGATGGTAGTAAAGAATCTGAACGGCTCATTGAAAAGCTCAGGAGTATACGAAATCACATTGTAACTCATTATGGCATGTCAATACCCAAACTAGCTGTTTCATATACTGATAGTATTTCAACAAGTTGTTACCAATTTTGTGTTTATGAAGTACCAGCTATTATGGGGACGGTTTGTTCAGCTAAATTAGCTGTGATAAATAACGAAGCAACCTTGCAACAGTTGGCTATTCCATTTGATAAGGGACTTGAGGAACGAAATGAAGGGAAGCTTAATTGGGTAGATTATCAATATAAGGAGCAGTTAGCTTCGGCGAATATACAATGTTTTTCTTGTTATGAACTGGTTGAACAAGCAATTGAAAAAATCTATTTTCAGAAAGGTCCACAATTTACGGGCGTACAAGAAGTGGCCAAGATTGCCGCTTGGCTGGAAAAAGAGCGTCCAGAGTTAGCAAAAGAGTTGGTTAGAGTTATTCCGTATGTTCGAATAGCTGAAATACTCCAGCGTTTGATGGCAGAGCGTATCGGTTTAAGAAATATGCGTAAAATTTTGGAAACATTAGTCGAACATGCAGGAAATGAAAGAGATATAGCCGTTTTGGTTGAACATATTCGTGTAGCTTTACGTGATCAAATTTGTTATGAATTTGCAGATAATAATCAACTATCAGTTATGTTACTAAGCTTAGAAACTGAAGACGTTTTAAGGAAAGCAATAAGAAATACATCCAATGGTGGTTTTCTTGCATTGGAAGGTGAAATGACTCGGCACTTGCTTGATCAGATAGGAGAGGTAGTTAATGCTTGTACTGATAAAAAGTGTCCTGTTTTGTTAGTTGCTCAAGATATCAGACGACACTTGAGGAATTTAATCGAAGTTGAGTATTTCCATATCCATGTAATGTCCTATGCAGAAATCAGTGATAATATAAAGATTTTATCTTTGATTAAAATATCAATATAA
- a CDS encoding FliI/YscN family ATPase → MVNSSDNQIYNNDLVLCNKIDKWATLLCNTIASYSCVKVLGRVKQVLGTLIEGSVPGAKIGELCRLIDFDLPEQSILAEIVGFTDQTALLSALSPLEGVSSRTYIQPLGCNHRLKIEGDIFGQVVDGFGRAMVDSNKGFFCANPSNDTFSVLADAVSPIEKARITTPLITGIKSLDTFVTLGEGQRIGLFAGAGCGKTTLLASLARSADADVIIFALIGERGRELREFLEHELDDEILSRSIVICATSDRTSMERSRAAFTATAIAEGLRDQGKRVLLLLDSLTRFARAQREIGLAAGEPPARGGFPPSVYTMLPRLIERAGKTNKGSITAIYTILIEKDSMSDPIADEARSLLDGHIVLSRQLAEKGHYPAVDVLGSLSRVMNNIVEPTHSKLAIEARQLLNRYGELEMLIRLGEYQPGSDNISDKAVGFYPKINEFLQQDTRDVYSLEYSTSQLNLLLAS, encoded by the coding sequence ATGGTAAATAGCAGTGATAATCAGATATATAATAACGATCTAGTACTATGCAATAAGATAGATAAGTGGGCTACATTATTATGTAATACCATAGCGAGCTACTCTTGTGTAAAAGTATTAGGTAGGGTAAAGCAAGTTTTAGGGACATTAATCGAAGGCTCTGTCCCGGGTGCTAAAATTGGTGAATTATGTCGGTTGATTGACTTTGACTTACCTGAGCAATCTATTCTGGCAGAAATTGTAGGCTTTACTGATCAAACTGCTTTGCTATCTGCATTAAGTCCATTAGAGGGGGTTTCAAGTAGAACATATATTCAGCCTTTAGGCTGTAACCATCGCCTTAAAATTGAAGGTGATATTTTTGGCCAAGTAGTCGATGGTTTTGGCCGTGCAATGGTTGATTCTAATAAAGGTTTTTTTTGTGCTAATCCAAGCAATGATACATTTTCGGTACTTGCTGATGCAGTCAGTCCCATTGAAAAAGCACGAATAACAACACCGTTAATAACAGGAATTAAATCCCTAGATACGTTTGTTACCTTAGGTGAAGGACAACGAATAGGGTTATTCGCGGGTGCAGGCTGTGGTAAAACAACCTTATTGGCTTCTTTAGCACGAAGTGCAGATGCTGATGTGATTATTTTTGCTTTAATTGGTGAGCGTGGACGAGAACTAAGGGAATTTCTTGAACATGAGCTTGATGATGAGATTTTGAGCCGATCAATTGTCATTTGTGCAACATCGGATCGTACATCAATGGAGCGATCAAGAGCTGCCTTTACTGCGACAGCTATTGCTGAAGGATTACGTGACCAAGGGAAACGAGTGTTATTATTACTAGACTCATTAACTCGGTTTGCTAGAGCACAACGAGAAATTGGGCTTGCTGCAGGAGAACCTCCCGCTAGAGGAGGTTTTCCTCCATCAGTGTATACAATGTTACCGCGCTTAATTGAACGAGCAGGGAAAACCAATAAAGGATCCATTACTGCAATTTACACAATACTAATAGAAAAAGATTCAATGTCAGACCCTATTGCTGATGAAGCTCGATCCTTATTAGATGGTCATATTGTGTTGTCTAGACAGCTAGCAGAAAAAGGTCATTACCCTGCGGTTGATGTATTAGGAAGTTTAAGCCGAGTAATGAATAATATTGTTGAACCTACACATAGCAAGTTGGCGATAGAGGCTAGGCAGTTACTTAATCGTTATGGTGAGTTAGAAATGCTTATTCGGTTAGGTGAGTATCAACCTGGTTCTGATAACATATCTGATAAAGCAGTTGGTTTTTACCCTAAAATTAATGAGTTTCTCCAGCAAGATACTCGTGATGTATATTCGTTAGAATATAGCACAAGTCAGTTAAACTTATTATTGGCATCATGA
- a CDS encoding FHA domain-containing protein translates to MNNSLELGTYGIKANLFETAMFELRVLNGLHRGVSLLLDGEQIVIGSSLEADLVLVDPGISEQHISIGTNQAYNDVISDSWLLVKLEGDSWDATGELITEKKCIRKDEKFSVGGVWICVSDTNEIWPMFDQCLYAPNRLSFEKGKETTSSNRLKQKITKLTRYLTLFLVGACVIIYANGYSDSNNTIGSSSAHIKEDIKSTDNQKMLLANFKHMLKERDLDSVSIDVKNKQLRLVGELKPDQLGRLERMLIRFNLQHPNDFIISNHVRKVDRSLPFHIIRVTAGPYAHIVTDDNKRITLGESLDGFRLKSIKGNKLLFDGKHKVEIAW, encoded by the coding sequence ATGAACAATTCTTTGGAATTGGGCACTTATGGGATAAAGGCAAATTTATTTGAGACTGCTATGTTTGAGCTAAGGGTGCTAAATGGTCTACATCGGGGGGTATCACTTCTTTTAGACGGTGAGCAAATTGTAATCGGTTCTTCATTAGAAGCTGATTTGGTGTTGGTAGATCCAGGCATTAGTGAGCAACATATTAGTATTGGAACTAATCAAGCCTACAACGATGTGATATCAGATAGCTGGTTGTTAGTTAAGTTAGAAGGAGATAGTTGGGATGCTACTGGTGAACTGATAACTGAAAAAAAGTGTATAAGAAAAGATGAGAAGTTTAGTGTAGGAGGCGTATGGATCTGTGTATCAGATACTAATGAAATTTGGCCAATGTTTGATCAGTGTTTGTATGCCCCCAATAGGCTGAGTTTTGAAAAAGGAAAAGAGACAACCAGCTCGAATAGGCTTAAGCAAAAAATAACAAAACTAACTCGTTATTTAACATTATTTTTAGTAGGCGCCTGTGTAATTATATATGCAAATGGATATTCAGATAGTAATAATACTATAGGCAGTAGCAGTGCTCATATTAAAGAAGATATAAAATCAACAGATAACCAAAAAATGCTTTTAGCAAATTTTAAACACATGTTGAAAGAGCGTGATTTAGATTCAGTTAGTATTGATGTTAAAAATAAGCAATTGAGATTAGTTGGTGAGTTAAAACCAGATCAATTAGGGCGACTAGAAAGAATGCTTATTCGGTTTAATTTACAACATCCAAATGATTTTATTATAAGTAATCATGTTAGAAAGGTTGATCGCTCTTTACCTTTTCATATTATAAGAGTTACAGCAGGGCCATATGCTCATATTGTTACTGATGATAATAAACGAATAACACTGGGTGAGTCACTTGATGGTTTTCGCTTAAAATCGATTAAGGGAAATAAATTACTGTTTGATGGAAAACATAAAGTAGAAATAGCATGGTAA
- a CDS encoding EscI/YscI/HrpB family type III secretion system inner rod protein produces MKSGFQVIPSRLLDITEQLLVSSSDDSTDFHGQAVQETFWDQQDYDQFTQEMSLSFDKNNEPSLSANSILVNETTSLASQLKEGVTNLTEHLSKQKSDYETSILKAAESSDPIDILQANRDISNYQLEMLMATKLISKTTSTIDRLTNLQ; encoded by the coding sequence TTGAAATCTGGTTTTCAAGTAATACCCTCTAGGCTGCTAGATATTACAGAGCAACTACTAGTTTCTTCTTCGGATGATAGTACAGATTTTCATGGACAAGCTGTTCAGGAAACATTTTGGGATCAGCAAGATTATGACCAATTTACTCAAGAGATGTCTTTAAGTTTTGATAAAAACAATGAACCATCTCTATCTGCAAACAGTATCTTAGTTAATGAAACCACTTCTTTAGCAAGTCAATTAAAAGAAGGTGTCACTAACTTAACTGAACACTTGAGTAAACAAAAGTCTGATTATGAAACTTCAATATTAAAAGCAGCTGAATCCTCAGACCCTATTGATATTCTACAGGCCAATAGAGATATATCAAATTATCAACTTGAAATGTTAATGGCAACTAAACTAATTAGTAAAACCACTTCAACAATAGACCGCCTGACTAATCTACAATAA
- the sctU gene encoding type III secretion system export apparatus subunit SctU, protein MSEKTHKPTPKKLKDAREQGQVSQSQDIIKLVTSFMLFELLIASQHYGMSLLQQLISWPISRISQPFSSAVVEVVNKTFILAISLISVFIAVAVITRILASWIQIGVMFSPKSLKIDIKRLNPVSNAKQIFSAKKVSELLINITKALVLTFVFFGVISESLSTVLLLSTGTLNMAWQSTAALLIYAARISVGVFLFLAILDYTLQNYFFIKQLKMSIEDIKNEFKQSEGDPMVKGQRRMLAMELAMSDQALCEKISEADVVIVNPTHFAVAVYYNLEEESLPLVLCKGVDERAQVIIELAKQKEIPVIRYVWLARTLYSTAKEGKRIPRQTIKAIAAIYRVLKTVSDDVGNEVIDYSK, encoded by the coding sequence GTGAGTGAAAAAACACATAAACCTACTCCCAAAAAGTTAAAAGATGCGAGAGAACAAGGACAAGTTTCTCAAAGTCAAGATATTATCAAACTGGTAACATCTTTTATGCTTTTTGAGCTTCTGATAGCATCTCAGCATTATGGTATGTCATTGCTTCAACAGTTGATATCTTGGCCAATTTCACGGATAAGCCAACCATTCTCATCTGCTGTTGTTGAAGTTGTCAATAAGACATTTATCTTAGCAATATCGTTAATCAGTGTTTTTATTGCAGTGGCTGTAATAACTCGAATATTGGCAAGCTGGATTCAAATTGGTGTCATGTTTTCACCAAAGTCGCTAAAAATTGATATAAAAAGGCTTAATCCTGTTAGTAATGCAAAACAGATTTTTTCAGCTAAAAAAGTTTCGGAGTTGCTAATCAATATTACAAAAGCATTAGTATTAACATTTGTCTTTTTTGGTGTAATTAGTGAGTCCTTATCAACAGTATTGCTGCTTTCAACAGGTACATTAAATATGGCCTGGCAGTCAACTGCAGCTTTGCTCATTTATGCAGCCCGTATTTCAGTAGGTGTATTTCTATTTCTTGCGATACTGGATTACACATTGCAGAATTACTTTTTTATTAAGCAGTTAAAAATGAGTATTGAAGACATTAAAAATGAGTTTAAGCAGTCAGAAGGTGATCCCATGGTAAAAGGGCAGCGTCGGATGCTTGCCATGGAATTGGCAATGAGTGATCAGGCTCTTTGTGAAAAAATATCAGAGGCTGATGTTGTTATCGTTAATCCAACCCACTTTGCTGTGGCAGTTTACTATAATCTAGAGGAAGAATCGTTACCATTAGTACTATGCAAAGGGGTTGATGAAAGAGCCCAGGTTATAATTGAGCTTGCAAAGCAAAAAGAGATACCAGTTATACGATATGTTTGGTTAGCAAGAACCTTATATAGCACTGCTAAAGAAGGAAAGCGAATCCCCAGGCAGACAATAAAAGCCATAGCCGCTATATATCGTGTATTGAAAACGGTATCTGATGATGTGGGTAATGAGGTTATTGATTACTCAAAATGA
- a CDS encoding type III secretion system chaperone, which yields MNADSIIYNIGEHLGIPELKLSDNLTCNIVLDNQLSINIEYSQESNELHCYTIFPPSLFANFTDTATKLLEANLFTFETQGATFALNKTTGDIILCQCFDLLFINYQLFNDKFDIFVQTAAYWQGQFNQGHSW from the coding sequence ATGAATGCCGATTCAATTATTTATAATATTGGTGAACACTTGGGTATACCAGAACTTAAGCTAAGTGATAATTTAACTTGTAATATTGTGTTAGACAATCAACTATCAATAAATATCGAATATTCACAAGAAAGCAATGAGTTACATTGCTACACTATATTCCCTCCATCACTCTTCGCCAATTTCACCGATACTGCTACTAAATTACTAGAAGCAAACTTATTTACATTTGAAACGCAAGGTGCAACATTTGCGTTAAACAAAACAACTGGTGATATTATCCTGTGCCAGTGTTTTGATTTACTGTTTATTAATTATCAATTATTCAACGACAAGTTTGATATCTTTGTACAAACTGCCGCCTATTGGCAAGGTCAATTCAATCAAGGACATTCTTGGTGA
- the sctR gene encoding type III secretion system export apparatus subunit SctR — protein MNAAGFDPVTITLFLGGIALLPLLMVITTSFLKISVVLLMVRNAMGIQQIPPNMVVYGMALALTIFIMAPVIKQVGEHITELKTENVDKSTIVDSVLQASEPMKAFMLKQSSSDIQHTFLESAKQMWPSELVNSTKLDDFIILIPSFVVSELQKGFEIGFLIYVPFIVIDLIVSNILLALGMQMVAPMTVSLPLKVLLFVLVEGWNKLLQNLVLSYA, from the coding sequence ATGAATGCAGCGGGGTTTGACCCTGTAACCATTACCCTCTTCTTAGGTGGAATAGCACTATTGCCTTTGCTAATGGTTATTACCACCTCATTTCTAAAAATATCAGTCGTGTTATTGATGGTCAGAAATGCAATGGGGATACAACAAATTCCTCCTAATATGGTTGTCTACGGTATGGCATTAGCATTGACAATCTTTATTATGGCACCTGTTATTAAACAGGTAGGAGAACATATAACTGAATTGAAAACGGAAAATGTAGATAAAAGCACCATAGTAGATTCTGTGTTGCAAGCCTCTGAACCGATGAAAGCATTTATGTTGAAGCAAAGCTCTTCAGATATACAGCACACATTTCTTGAATCTGCAAAACAAATGTGGCCATCTGAATTGGTGAATAGTACTAAACTAGATGACTTTATTATTCTTATCCCTTCATTTGTTGTTTCTGAGTTACAAAAAGGCTTTGAAATTGGTTTCCTTATTTATGTGCCATTTATTGTAATTGATTTGATAGTATCAAATATTTTATTAGCACTAGGGATGCAAATGGTTGCTCCAATGACAGTTTCACTGCCATTAAAGGTTTTACTGTTTGTATTAGTTGAAGGGTGGAATAAGCTTTTACAGAATCTAGTGCTTTCATATGCTTAA